Proteins from a genomic interval of Tenacibaculum sp. SZ-18:
- a CDS encoding tyrosine-type recombinase/integrase, producing the protein MTSKKITLVNGCYVTKFKVFPSNWRTGGKELLLKDWIISYYFHDPKQDIELFNSGKRIRVKGMNEFKTLTQRREATGIIIDSIKHSLTIENYNPISDSYMTCDSKLSVIDEDTSIIELLKYALSLRQVSKEYRQEMITLIDRVEISLIILGYQFMNITEFSRKHVKAVLRDQQMRNKISNKRYNKYKSMLSSLFKELIEEEIIEYNPTSNIKKLTEQKNVREVLTDDDRKLVYSHLKENYYTFWRFMMIYFSSGARIKELLRMRVSDVDLNKLEFKVYVLKGGQNKEVIKPINKNELYLWKELINEQNTDRIVVNSSFFIFSSNLQKGEKQIRREQITRRWKTHVKDKLGVTADFASLTHLYADTVASELDLKHAQKLRSHTTDRMMKKHYAINESQRQLERLKNIDIRFVVE; encoded by the coding sequence ATGACTTCAAAAAAAATTACATTAGTAAACGGTTGCTACGTAACAAAATTTAAAGTTTTTCCTTCAAATTGGAGAACAGGCGGAAAAGAATTACTTCTAAAAGATTGGATAATTTCATATTATTTTCATGATCCAAAACAAGATATAGAGCTTTTTAATTCTGGTAAAAGAATTCGTGTTAAAGGCATGAATGAATTCAAAACACTTACACAAAGAAGGGAAGCGACTGGAATAATTATTGATTCAATAAAGCATAGTTTAACAATTGAAAACTATAATCCCATTTCAGACAGTTATATGACTTGTGATAGTAAGTTATCCGTAATTGATGAGGACACTTCTATTATTGAACTCCTTAAATATGCTTTAAGTCTAAGGCAAGTTTCCAAGGAATACAGACAAGAAATGATTACTCTTATAGATAGAGTAGAAATTTCCTTAATTATTCTGGGGTATCAATTTATGAATATTACTGAATTTTCTAGAAAACATGTGAAAGCTGTTTTAAGAGATCAGCAGATGAGAAATAAAATTTCAAATAAGAGATATAATAAATATAAATCGATGCTTAGCTCACTCTTTAAAGAGTTGATTGAAGAAGAAATTATTGAATACAATCCAACATCTAACATTAAAAAATTAACGGAACAAAAAAATGTACGTGAGGTCTTAACTGATGATGATCGAAAATTAGTTTACTCTCACTTAAAAGAGAATTATTATACTTTCTGGAGGTTTATGATGATTTACTTTTCTTCAGGAGCTAGAATAAAAGAGTTGCTTCGTATGAGGGTGAGCGATGTAGATTTGAATAAGCTAGAATTTAAGGTGTATGTTTTAAAAGGCGGTCAAAATAAGGAGGTAATAAAGCCAATTAATAAGAATGAATTATACCTATGGAAAGAATTGATTAATGAACAAAATACTGATAGAATTGTTGTGAATTCAAGCTTTTTTATATTCTCTTCAAATCTCCAAAAAGGTGAGAAGCAAATAAGGAGAGAACAGATAACAAGAAGATGGAAAACCCATGTAAAAGATAAGTTAGGTGTTACCGCAGATTTCGCTTCTTTAACACACTTATATGCTGATACTGTTGCAAGTGAATTAGACTTAAAACATGCTCAAAAATTAAGATCACATACTACCGATAGAATGATGAAGAAACACTATGCAATAAACGAAAGTCAAAGACAGTTAGAAAGACTTAAAAATATTGATATACGTTTTGTTGTGGAGTAG
- the bshB1 gene encoding bacillithiol biosynthesis deacetylase BshB1: MKLDILAFGAHPDDVELGCSATIAKEISLGKKVGIVDLTRGELGTRGSAELRDIEATNAAKILGVSVRENLGFADGFFVNDKEHQLEIIKMIRKYKPEIVLCNAIDDRHIDHPKGSKVVSDACFLSGLVKIETELDGEKQEKWRPKVVYHYIQWKNIEPDFVVDVTGFMDKKIASVMAYSSQFFDPSSKEPETPITSKNFTESVEYRAKDLGRLIGVDYAEGFITERYVAIENLSKLK; encoded by the coding sequence ATGAAACTAGATATATTAGCTTTTGGAGCGCATCCAGATGATGTAGAATTAGGTTGTTCAGCAACTATAGCGAAAGAAATTTCTTTAGGGAAAAAAGTAGGAATTGTAGATCTAACACGAGGTGAATTAGGTACGCGAGGTTCTGCGGAGCTTAGAGATATAGAGGCAACTAACGCGGCTAAAATATTAGGAGTTTCTGTTCGTGAAAACCTTGGTTTTGCTGATGGTTTCTTCGTAAATGATAAGGAGCATCAGTTAGAAATTATAAAAATGATTCGTAAGTACAAGCCTGAAATTGTTTTATGTAATGCAATTGATGATCGTCATATCGATCATCCAAAAGGAAGTAAAGTGGTTTCTGATGCTTGTTTTTTGAGTGGTTTGGTAAAAATTGAAACAGAACTTGACGGTGAAAAACAAGAAAAATGGAGACCGAAAGTTGTGTATCATTACATTCAGTGGAAAAACATTGAGCCAGATTTCGTTGTGGATGTTACAGGGTTTATGGATAAAAAAATAGCTTCCGTTATGGCTTATAGTTCTCAATTCTTTGATCCATCAAGTAAAGAACCAGAAACACCAATTACAAGTAAAAACTTCACAGAAAGTGTAGAATACCGAGCAAAAGACCTTGGAAGGCTTATTGGAGTGGATTATGCAGAGGGCTTTATCACAGAGCGTTACGTTGCGATAGAAAATTTAAGTAAATTAAAATAA
- a CDS encoding OmpA family protein → MSRLMLFVFLFFLNFISFAQKEKEDEYLKNLAKKIQFENKELYFKEGSLEAMKDVVHYINSNEGYYLITSNTSLNGSANANQKLTSFRAKMIKRLMVNLGVDSLKIRVAGLGENYPISSHPSKEDDRIEITVYEKKK, encoded by the coding sequence ATGAGTAGATTAATGTTATTTGTTTTTCTATTTTTTTTAAATTTTATCAGTTTTGCTCAAAAAGAAAAAGAAGATGAATATTTGAAAAATCTAGCAAAAAAGATTCAATTTGAGAATAAAGAATTGTATTTCAAAGAAGGTTCTTTAGAGGCAATGAAGGATGTCGTGCATTATATTAATTCAAATGAAGGTTATTATTTAATTACTAGCAATACAAGTCTAAACGGTAGCGCTAATGCAAATCAAAAACTGACTAGTTTTAGGGCTAAAATGATAAAAAGACTAATGGTCAATCTTGGCGTAGATTCTTTAAAAATTAGAGTTGCAGGTTTAGGTGAAAATTACCCGATTAGTTCACATCCTTCAAAAGAAGATGATAGAATAGAAATAACGGTTTATGAAAAGAAAAAGTAA
- a CDS encoding OmpA family protein, which yields MNYKVIVSIYLTFLCFGLQAQVRSNKSLNSLGDDIQFVYKDTILEKGSMEKIKEVAEILKQSDKKYYVDSHTCVEGNQNDNFLLTRIRASIIRKKLIELGVDSLKITPRGRGEMFPVYIVVSPRHNFKNRIIRFTTRKQ from the coding sequence ATGAATTATAAAGTTATAGTATCTATTTACTTGACGTTTTTATGTTTTGGATTGCAAGCGCAAGTAAGGTCGAATAAATCTTTAAACTCATTGGGTGATGATATTCAATTTGTTTATAAGGACACAATTTTAGAGAAAGGATCGATGGAGAAAATAAAGGAGGTGGCGGAGATTTTAAAACAAAGTGATAAAAAATATTATGTAGATAGTCATACTTGTGTTGAAGGTAATCAAAATGATAATTTTTTATTAACTAGAATAAGAGCTTCGATTATAAGAAAAAAACTAATTGAGTTGGGTGTTGATTCGTTAAAAATTACTCCTAGAGGTAGAGGTGAAATGTTTCCTGTTTATATTGTTGTTTCTCCTCGACATAATTTTAAAAATAGAATCATCCGATTTACAACAAGAAAGCAGTAA
- a CDS encoding trans-sulfuration enzyme family protein: MKKTDQLGINTICTHVGELKDEQFKGAVSPIYLSSSYQFYDVDVKRYPRYFNTPNQEVLCKKIAALEKTENALIFGSGMAAISTSLMAFLHKGDHVVLQETLYGGTYNLVVEEFNKFGIEYTFTESLEIEDFKKVIRSNTKVVFIETPSNPLLKLVDIKAVADLAKKHGIVSMIDNTFASPINQTPIDFGIDIMIHSATKYMGGHSDILAGAVAASNEHIDKIWNIAKNFGGSLSDFTVWMLERSIKTMNLRVKCQNENALKMANYLEQNPNVDKVYYPGLESHENHELAKAQMKGFGGMLSFELKEGIDSMEFQRNLELIKPSMSLAGVESTLLSPSQTSHALLSPEERAKQGIKDGLIRFSVGIEEVEDLIADIEQAIGKL, from the coding sequence ATGAAAAAAACAGATCAACTTGGAATAAATACTATTTGTACGCATGTAGGAGAGTTAAAAGATGAACAATTTAAAGGGGCTGTTTCTCCGATTTATTTGTCTTCTTCTTACCAGTTTTATGATGTTGATGTTAAAAGATATCCTCGATATTTTAATACACCAAATCAAGAAGTACTATGTAAAAAGATTGCTGCGTTAGAAAAAACTGAAAATGCATTGATTTTTGGTTCAGGAATGGCAGCTATTAGTACAAGTTTAATGGCTTTTTTACACAAGGGAGATCATGTTGTTTTACAAGAAACTTTATATGGAGGAACTTATAACTTGGTAGTTGAGGAATTTAATAAGTTTGGAATTGAGTATACGTTTACAGAAAGTTTAGAAATTGAAGATTTTAAAAAAGTAATTCGATCGAATACAAAAGTTGTTTTTATAGAAACACCCTCCAATCCTCTGTTGAAGTTAGTTGATATTAAAGCGGTAGCAGATTTGGCAAAGAAACATGGGATTGTTAGTATGATTGATAATACTTTCGCTTCTCCTATTAATCAAACTCCAATTGATTTTGGTATTGATATTATGATTCATTCGGCTACGAAATATATGGGAGGACATTCCGATATTTTAGCTGGAGCAGTCGCTGCATCTAATGAGCATATTGATAAGATTTGGAATATTGCAAAGAATTTTGGAGGAAGTTTAAGTGATTTTACCGTTTGGATGCTGGAAAGAAGTATAAAAACCATGAATTTACGTGTGAAATGTCAAAATGAAAATGCGTTAAAAATGGCGAATTATTTAGAGCAAAATCCTAATGTTGATAAAGTGTATTATCCGGGATTAGAATCACATGAGAATCATGAACTAGCGAAAGCGCAAATGAAAGGTTTTGGAGGTATGTTGTCTTTCGAATTAAAAGAAGGAATTGATTCTATGGAATTTCAACGTAATCTAGAACTAATTAAACCGTCTATGAGTTTGGCTGGAGTTGAAAGTACTTTATTAAGCCCATCTCAAACATCCCATGCTTTATTGTCTCCGGAAGAAAGAGCAAAACAAGGAATTAAAGATGGATTAATTCGTTTTTCAGTAGGAATCGAAGAAGTAGAAGATTTAATTGCTGATATTGAACAAGCAATAGGAAAGTTGTAG
- a CDS encoding Rossmann-like and DUF2520 domain-containing protein produces the protein MISVVLLGGGNVAHHLAEAFLASKDVTLKQLYGRNVKSINHFQNKVSLTDDLALLEDADVYIIAISDDSISELSNQLPENKLVTHTSGSVSINSLKNKGRKGIFYPLQSFSKTKPVDFNEIPLCIEAENTKDLSLLEKLAHYISPKVYKISSEQRSKLHVAAVFVNNFTNHMYKIGNDICNQYDVPFEVLLPLIKETALKIEEVSPNEAQTGPAKRNDQETIKRHLNLLDIKQKEIYQLITKSIQNG, from the coding sequence ATGATATCTGTTGTATTACTTGGAGGAGGAAACGTTGCACATCATTTGGCAGAAGCTTTTTTAGCTTCTAAAGATGTTACTTTAAAACAATTATATGGACGAAATGTAAAATCTATCAACCATTTTCAAAACAAAGTTTCTCTAACAGATGATTTAGCCTTGTTAGAAGATGCAGATGTGTACATTATAGCTATCTCCGATGATTCCATAAGTGAATTATCGAATCAATTACCTGAAAATAAATTAGTAACACATACTTCTGGAAGTGTTTCTATAAACTCATTAAAAAATAAAGGTCGAAAAGGTATTTTTTATCCGCTTCAAAGTTTTTCGAAAACAAAACCTGTAGACTTTAATGAAATTCCATTGTGTATTGAAGCTGAGAACACTAAAGACCTAAGTTTATTAGAAAAACTTGCTCATTACATCTCTCCAAAAGTTTATAAAATATCCTCTGAACAACGAAGTAAATTACATGTTGCCGCCGTATTTGTAAATAATTTCACCAATCATATGTATAAAATTGGGAATGATATTTGCAACCAATACGATGTTCCTTTTGAAGTATTGTTGCCATTGATAAAAGAAACTGCTTTGAAAATTGAAGAAGTCTCTCCAAATGAAGCACAAACTGGTCCTGCAAAACGTAATGACCAAGAGACTATTAAAAGACATCTAAATTTACTGGATATCAAACAAAAAGAAATATATCAACTTATAACAAAATCAATCCAAAATGGATAA
- a CDS encoding KdsC family phosphatase → MDKSYKQLFNDVTTFIFDVDGVLTNGIVTVFPNGELVRQMNIKDGYALKAAVKSGYRVCIISGGKNEGVRKRLEGLGITDIYLGAHTKINQYKELVEKYDLKAENVLYMGDDIPDLPVMGKVGIPCCPNDAVRELQAISVYISDKNGGEGCARDVIEQVMRVQEKWKDNFDAQYD, encoded by the coding sequence ATGGATAAAAGCTATAAACAACTTTTTAACGACGTAACAACATTTATTTTTGATGTTGATGGTGTATTAACAAACGGAATTGTAACTGTTTTTCCAAACGGAGAATTGGTTCGTCAAATGAATATAAAAGACGGCTACGCTTTAAAAGCTGCTGTAAAATCAGGATATCGTGTTTGTATTATATCTGGAGGAAAAAATGAAGGAGTAAGAAAACGTTTGGAAGGCTTAGGAATCACTGATATTTATTTAGGAGCACACACTAAAATAAATCAATATAAAGAGTTAGTTGAAAAATACGATTTAAAAGCAGAAAACGTTTTGTACATGGGAGATGATATTCCAGATTTACCAGTAATGGGAAAAGTTGGAATTCCTTGTTGCCCTAATGACGCTGTTAGAGAACTGCAAGCAATATCAGTTTATATTTCCGATAAAAACGGTGGTGAAGGTTGTGCAAGAGATGTTATTGAACAAGTAATGCGTGTTCAAGAGAAATGGAAAGATAATTTTGATGCACAGTACGATTAA
- a CDS encoding DUF2147 domain-containing protein — MRKVVFTFLLVAFATTVGAQSIFGKWENRDEETGKVDSVIEVYEKEGKAYAKIVEITDQNRQNAVCEKCSGKNKDQKILGMNILTGLEKDGEEWSGGKILDPKNGKKYKCYIQLVEADKLKIRGYIGFSLLGRTAYWFRKK, encoded by the coding sequence ATGAGAAAAGTAGTATTTACATTTTTATTAGTTGCGTTTGCAACAACTGTAGGTGCGCAAAGCATTTTCGGAAAATGGGAAAACCGAGATGAAGAAACAGGTAAAGTCGATAGTGTAATTGAAGTGTATGAAAAAGAAGGAAAAGCATATGCTAAGATTGTAGAAATAACAGATCAAAACAGACAAAACGCTGTTTGTGAGAAATGTAGCGGAAAGAACAAAGACCAAAAAATATTAGGAATGAATATTTTAACTGGACTAGAAAAAGACGGAGAGGAATGGTCTGGCGGAAAAATTTTAGACCCTAAAAATGGGAAAAAATATAAATGTTACATTCAACTTGTAGAAGCTGATAAATTAAAAATTAGAGGATATATTGGTTTCTCTTTACTTGGAAGAACTGCATACTGGTTTAGAAAGAAATAA
- a CDS encoding thioredoxin domain-containing protein: MRLNKNHFLYPIIVLFLFSCSQSKEKHTNSLIHESSPYLLQHAHNPVNWFPWDTKYLEKAQEENKLVLLSIGYSSCHWCHVMEEETFEDEEIAKFMNENFVNIKIDREEHPDVDKTYMTAVQIMTGNGGWPLNCIILPNGKPVWGGTYFEKDEWLENLKNIQLFYTNNPEKTDDFAEKLANDMKSLQVIGKNSSETNFSKETLDKNVNLWFEKLDTINGGFIGSTQFPRPNNYQFLLRYAYQNNDSKLLDFVTNTLDKMALGGLHDHLEGGFARYTVDNKWHIPHFEKMLYDNAQLISLYSIAYQITKKPLYKEIVYKTIEFIEKEFHANGLYYSSLNADSFNEHNKLEEGAYYTWTNGELISLITQNKKLFDSYYGINEIEKIEGKSALVKRTPNSEFAKANNISIQKLKNLVMNWNKQLLEARLKRQKPSLDTKILTSWNALLLQGYVDAFKVFGDEKFKEKAIKNGKALQNGAIDKAGNVLRTIGKGNKKIDGYLEDYALLINAYISLYQITLNENWLNISNTLAKVSFDIFFDAEQELFKYSTKKSFGLIANNFEIEDIVIPSSNSVMSKNLLLLSHYFENKEYLALSKTMLHNMETKIEKYPHAYSNWLDNYLNFTAPYFETVICGKGAIEKTKELFQRKYTPNMLISGSTQKSELPLLLNRYNVDKTLIYVCVNKACKLPTEDIDRAIQLMRN; the protein is encoded by the coding sequence ATGCGACTGAATAAAAACCACTTCCTCTATCCTATTATAGTATTGTTTCTTTTTTCTTGTTCTCAATCAAAAGAAAAACATACTAATAGTTTAATACATGAATCAAGTCCATATTTACTGCAACATGCCCATAATCCAGTAAATTGGTTTCCTTGGGATACTAAATATCTTGAAAAAGCCCAAGAAGAAAACAAACTTGTATTACTATCTATTGGTTATTCTTCATGTCATTGGTGCCATGTAATGGAGGAAGAAACTTTTGAAGATGAAGAGATAGCAAAGTTCATGAATGAAAACTTTGTCAATATTAAAATAGACAGAGAAGAACATCCTGATGTTGATAAAACCTACATGACTGCTGTACAAATTATGACAGGTAATGGAGGATGGCCTTTAAACTGTATAATTCTTCCTAATGGTAAACCTGTTTGGGGAGGAACGTATTTTGAAAAAGATGAATGGTTAGAAAATCTTAAAAACATTCAATTATTTTATACTAATAATCCAGAAAAGACTGATGACTTTGCCGAAAAATTAGCAAATGATATGAAGTCACTTCAAGTGATTGGCAAGAACAGTTCAGAAACCAATTTCTCTAAAGAAACATTAGATAAAAATGTGAATTTATGGTTTGAAAAGCTGGATACAATTAATGGTGGCTTTATAGGATCAACTCAGTTTCCTAGACCGAATAACTATCAGTTTTTATTGCGTTACGCTTATCAAAATAATGACTCTAAACTTCTTGATTTTGTGACTAACACATTGGACAAAATGGCTTTGGGTGGTTTACATGATCATTTAGAAGGAGGTTTTGCCAGATATACTGTTGATAACAAATGGCACATTCCACATTTCGAAAAAATGCTATACGATAATGCCCAACTCATCTCATTGTATTCTATTGCTTATCAAATAACCAAGAAACCTTTATATAAAGAAATTGTATACAAGACTATTGAATTTATCGAGAAAGAATTCCATGCAAATGGACTGTATTATTCTTCTTTAAATGCTGATAGTTTTAATGAACATAATAAATTGGAAGAAGGAGCATATTACACTTGGACAAATGGAGAGTTAATTTCCTTAATTACCCAAAACAAAAAACTCTTTGATTCGTATTACGGAATTAATGAAATAGAAAAAATTGAAGGTAAATCGGCATTAGTCAAAAGAACTCCTAATTCTGAATTTGCCAAAGCAAACAACATTTCCATTCAAAAGCTTAAAAATCTGGTTATGAATTGGAACAAACAACTTTTAGAAGCAAGACTCAAAAGACAAAAACCTTCCTTAGATACGAAAATTCTAACTTCTTGGAATGCACTTTTATTACAAGGATATGTGGATGCTTTCAAAGTTTTTGGAGATGAAAAATTTAAAGAAAAAGCCATTAAAAATGGAAAAGCACTACAAAATGGAGCTATTGATAAAGCAGGAAATGTTTTAAGAACAATTGGTAAAGGCAATAAAAAGATTGATGGTTATTTAGAAGACTATGCATTATTGATTAACGCATATATCTCATTGTATCAGATTACGCTAAACGAAAATTGGCTTAATATTTCGAATACATTAGCTAAAGTAAGTTTTGACATTTTCTTTGATGCAGAACAGGAGCTTTTTAAATATTCAACCAAGAAGAGTTTTGGTTTAATTGCTAATAACTTTGAAATTGAAGATATCGTTATTCCTTCTTCTAATTCTGTAATGAGTAAAAACCTACTCTTATTAAGTCATTATTTTGAAAACAAAGAGTACTTAGCACTGAGTAAAACCATGTTGCATAATATGGAAACGAAAATTGAAAAATACCCACACGCATATTCAAACTGGCTAGACAACTATTTGAACTTTACAGCTCCATATTTTGAAACTGTTATTTGCGGTAAGGGAGCTATTGAAAAAACAAAAGAATTGTTTCAAAGAAAATACACTCCTAATATGTTGATTTCTGGAAGTACTCAAAAAAGTGAGTTACCTCTTCTGTTAAATCGATACAATGTGGACAAAACTTTAATTTATGTCTGCGTTAATAAAGCTTGTAAATTACCTACTGAAGATATTGATAGAGCAATTCAACTCATGAGGAATTGA
- a CDS encoding MFS transporter: MSETTKLSVKEKIGYALGDTAANIAWRTIGPFLPIFYTDVFGLGTAAVATLLLVIRLGDGITDLIMGNIADRTSTKWGKFRPWLLWTALPFGVALVLQFTTPDLGLSGKLFWAYATSIFYTLAYTANNVPYSALMGVMTQNVEERTILSSFRFFGAYLGGIIATIGVISLVDFLGKGNENLGYQYTMYVLAFILATFSFITFYTTRERVKAVKTDNIFKDYKDLSTNKPWLILLFIGFVFVTYNIIKQSSIMYYFTHYVQDESGFFGALTKWGGKNGLAGLYLLSLLVISMISTVFAPILTKYFGKVRLFMLSILFSASFAGAMYVLEPNEIGSIFTLGILSEFGAGLMPILFFAMLGDSADYSELKNGRRATGLIFSAGTFAMKFGSGVAGAITLAVLNLYNYDGQSLVKTPEMLEGIKLNMSVVPGLFVLLAIVALLFYPLTPRVMKEIERALQQKRAESVTE; this comes from the coding sequence ATGTCAGAAACAACGAAATTGTCAGTCAAAGAAAAAATAGGATATGCATTAGGAGATACTGCTGCTAACATCGCATGGAGAACTATCGGTCCTTTTTTACCCATTTTTTACACGGATGTTTTTGGTTTAGGAACAGCTGCGGTTGCAACTTTGCTTTTAGTGATTCGTTTAGGTGACGGTATTACTGATTTGATAATGGGTAATATTGCTGATAGAACAAGCACAAAATGGGGGAAATTCAGACCTTGGTTATTGTGGACTGCTTTACCATTTGGAGTTGCTTTAGTATTACAATTTACAACTCCAGATTTAGGCTTGTCAGGTAAATTGTTTTGGGCGTATGCAACATCTATATTTTATACATTAGCCTATACCGCTAATAATGTTCCATATTCGGCATTAATGGGAGTAATGACCCAAAACGTTGAGGAGAGAACAATATTATCGTCCTTTCGTTTTTTTGGAGCTTATCTGGGAGGAATAATTGCTACTATTGGTGTGATTTCTTTAGTCGATTTCCTTGGGAAGGGAAATGAGAACTTAGGATATCAATACACCATGTATGTACTAGCTTTTATTTTAGCTACTTTTTCGTTTATTACCTTTTATACTACAAGAGAACGTGTAAAAGCTGTAAAAACAGATAATATTTTTAAAGATTATAAAGATCTTTCTACGAATAAACCTTGGTTGATTTTGTTATTTATAGGATTTGTATTCGTAACATATAACATTATCAAACAAAGCTCAATAATGTATTATTTTACACATTATGTGCAAGATGAAAGTGGGTTTTTTGGAGCACTTACTAAATGGGGAGGCAAAAATGGACTAGCGGGATTGTATTTACTCTCGTTATTAGTTATATCTATGATTTCAACAGTTTTTGCTCCAATATTGACAAAGTATTTTGGAAAAGTAAGATTATTTATGTTGAGTATTTTGTTTTCAGCAAGCTTCGCTGGAGCAATGTACGTATTAGAGCCAAATGAAATCGGATCAATTTTTACACTAGGGATTTTATCTGAATTTGGAGCTGGATTAATGCCAATTTTATTTTTTGCAATGTTGGGTGATTCAGCTGATTATTCTGAATTAAAAAATGGTAGACGAGCAACAGGATTAATTTTCTCTGCAGGGACATTTGCTATGAAATTTGGTTCAGGTGTGGCCGGTGCGATAACATTAGCGGTATTGAATTTGTATAATTATGATGGACAATCTTTGGTAAAAACTCCTGAAATGTTAGAGGGAATAAAATTGAACATGAGTGTCGTTCCGGGATTATTTGTTTTATTGGCTATAGTTGCACTGTTGTTCTATCCTTTAACTCCTCGAGTTATGAAAGAGATTGAGAGAGCGTTACAGCAAAAAAGAGCAGAAAGTGTTACAGAATAA
- a CDS encoding SMP-30/gluconolactonase/LRE family protein, translating to MNKLGLFLLVYLLVCCKVNERKEGKVELAIKINAQLGEGAFWNYKSEELYWVDIEGKKLHIFTPKTEENKTVKMPSRIGTVVPTNKQNSAVIALEDGIYIVNTNTSKLTLLIDLESDATENRFNDGKCDPNGNLWVGSMHLPQTHQKGNLYKIDGSGNASKMLGNITISNGIVWTSDKRTMYYIDTPTGQIKAFDFDNKKNTITNERIAVTIDPKDGFPDGMTIDENDMLWVGMWNGNAVANYNPNTGKLIKKIKVPAHNVTSCAFGGENLDVLYITTASTDMTDEEHKKFPLAGSVFKIQLKEKGVKGSFFNLVNKLK from the coding sequence ATGAATAAACTAGGATTATTTTTATTGGTATATCTTTTAGTTTGTTGTAAAGTAAATGAAAGAAAAGAAGGTAAAGTGGAGCTAGCAATTAAAATAAATGCTCAATTGGGTGAAGGTGCTTTTTGGAATTATAAGTCAGAAGAATTGTATTGGGTAGATATCGAAGGAAAAAAATTACACATATTCACTCCAAAAACAGAGGAGAATAAGACTGTTAAAATGCCTTCTAGAATTGGAACTGTTGTTCCTACGAATAAACAGAATAGTGCGGTTATAGCTCTAGAAGATGGAATCTACATTGTAAATACGAACACTAGTAAGTTAACCTTATTAATAGATCTTGAATCAGATGCCACTGAAAATAGATTTAACGATGGTAAATGTGATCCTAATGGCAATTTATGGGTGGGTTCAATGCATTTGCCTCAAACGCATCAAAAGGGAAATTTGTATAAAATTGATGGATCTGGAAACGCGAGTAAAATGCTAGGGAATATTACCATTTCGAATGGAATAGTATGGACTAGCGATAAAAGAACAATGTATTATATAGATACGCCAACGGGTCAAATTAAGGCCTTTGATTTTGATAACAAGAAAAATACAATTACCAATGAACGTATTGCTGTTACCATAGATCCTAAAGATGGATTTCCTGATGGAATGACTATCGATGAAAATGATATGCTTTGGGTAGGAATGTGGAATGGAAATGCGGTAGCAAATTACAATCCTAATACAGGTAAGTTAATTAAGAAGATTAAAGTTCCTGCGCATAATGTTACTTCATGTGCGTTTGGTGGAGAGAATTTAGATGTTTTATATATCACAACAGCAAGCACAGATATGACGGATGAAGAACATAAAAAGTTTCCTTTAGCAGGTTCCGTATTTAAAATTCAATTGAAAGAAAAAGGAGTGAAAGGAAGTTTTTTTAATTTGGTAAATAAATTGAAGTAA